The Nitrospirota bacterium sequence CGTACAGACGCATGGAGACTTGGCGGGACCGGCTTGGGTGGCCGGCGGTGCCTTGTCGCGCTTGCCGGCCGCGCGGGACTTGCCGTCGGCGGCGACCGGCACGGTCAACAGGATGACGAGGAGACAACAGACGATCGCGATCCATAGAAGGGAACGACGCATGGACGATCACCTCCCTCTGCCGAGGGACAGTGCAAGAGCCGTGCACGCCCCTCACCCTTCCCTCTCCCACGTGTGGAGAGGGAAGGACGCGGCGGAAGCGTGGATGGGCGCGGGTAACAGAAGGGTCAGGAAGGGATGGCTGGGGATGGGTTCGAGACAAAAAAGAAGCCCGCCCCTGTGTGGAAGGGAACGCGGCGGCGAGCTTGGATGAGATCGGACCGGACCCCACGCTGAGCTGGTTGTCCCGCATCGTCGCGGTTGTGGCCGGCTTTGCCGACCGTGCCTACTGGCACCGAGCGGGCGATGCGTGCCTTCGGTCCTGATCTGCACTCGCGGACGCGCAACCTTCGGGGAGACTCACAGGGGCGGGCCACCCTTGTCCGGTGGCGTCATGGCTGAGCGGAATCACCTCCCTCCGGTATCGAGTTGGGGAGTCGACTCCCGGTTCGTAAAATGCGCCCGTCCTGGAACAATGTCAAGACTGTATTTGACCTGGGGACATCGCATGAAACGTGCCAGGCTCTTCGCCCTGTCCACAGCAGGTTGACAAAGCCGAAAAGCGCGTGCTCAAATCCCGGTGATGCGTCATGGGTGATGGGTGACATGACCCCGTCGCAAAAATGGAGGCATAAACCATGGATATGTTTGGCAAGGTGGGGCTGGTCGAGATCCCGGTCCTCATTGCGCCGGACCAGAAGGTGTGGCTGGACCGCATGATCAAAGAGGGCAAGATCGCGGTCCCCCCAGGCGGCACGCTGGAAAAGGGCTCGCTCTACTCGATGTTCATCCGCATGCTGCTCCACAACGCGATGGAGGAGCAGAAGCGGCAAGAGGCGCTGGAATCGGAGGATGAGGACGAGTAGGCCGCGCGGGTGAATCGAAACCGATTCAGTCTGTATCTCACTCGGTACAGCCGCGACCGAGGAGCCTATAGCTTATGGCGAATGGCTTATTGCCGAAGCCAAGGGGCTGAGAGCCTATGGCTATTCTGCGAAGTCTGGTGTCTGACCGTCTTCTGTCTCTGGCCATACGCCATCAGCTATACGCTATAAGCTCTTGAACGCGGCTCTCGCGCCCGCGATCGTGTGCGCGATGTCGGCGGCCGAGTGGACCGTCGAGAGGAAGGCCGCTTCGAACTGGGACGGCGCCAGGTAGACGCCCTGCTCCAGCATCCGGCGGAAGAACTTCGCGTAGGCCTGCGTGTCGGACTGCCTCGCCGAGGCATAGTCCACCACCGGTCCCTTCGTAAAGAACGTGCAGAGCATGGACCCCACGCGGGTCTGCGTGACGGGCACCCCGGCCTTCTTCGCCGCCTCGCCCAGCCCTTCCGACAATTCCGCCGCCCGCGCCTCCAGCTTCCGGTAGAGGCCCGGCTTCTTGAGCTGCGTGAGCGTCTCGATTCCCGCGGTCACCGCCAGGGGATTGCCCGACAGGGTGCCGGCCTGGTAGACCGGTCCGGCCGGCGCGATCATCCGCATGATCTCCCGCTTGCCTCCGTACGCGCCCACCGGCAGCCCGCCGCCGATGATCTTGCCCAGGCAGGTGAGGTCCGGCGAGATTCCGTAGAGGGTCTGCGCGCCCCCGTAGTGGACGCGGAAGCCGGTGATCACTTCGTCGAAGATCAGCAGGATGCCGTGCGCCCGCGTCAGCTCCCGCAGGCCGTGGAGGAAGTCGTCCCCCGGCGGCACCACGCCCATGTTGCCCGCCACCGGCTCCAGGATCACGCAGGCCAACTCCCGGTGGTGAGCCTGGATGAGTTGCTGCACGGTCTTGAGATCGTTGTAGGGGGCGGTCAGGGTGTGTTTCGCGAAGTCCGCCGGCACGCCGGGGCTGTCCGGGATGCCGAGCGTCGCGAGGCCCGAGCCGGCCTTGGCGA is a genomic window containing:
- the hemL gene encoding glutamate-1-semialdehyde 2,1-aminomutase; the protein is MKTTRSQQLFAEAQRYIPGGVNSPVRAFRSVGGQPLFIKKAKGARLYDVDGNSFIDYVLSWGPMILGHAPAPVVKAIARAAANGTSYGAPTELEVRLAKMIAAAVPSMEEVRLVSSGTEAVMSAIRLARAFTKRNKILKFEGCYHGHSDYLLAKAGSGLATLGIPDSPGVPADFAKHTLTAPYNDLKTVQQLIQAHHRELACVILEPVAGNMGVVPPGDDFLHGLRELTRAHGILLIFDEVITGFRVHYGGAQTLYGISPDLTCLGKIIGGGLPVGAYGGKREIMRMIAPAGPVYQAGTLSGNPLAVTAGIETLTQLKKPGLYRKLEARAAELSEGLGEAAKKAGVPVTQTRVGSMLCTFFTKGPVVDYASARQSDTQAYAKFFRRMLEQGVYLAPSQFEAAFLSTVHSAADIAHTIAGARAAFKSL